In the Sorghum bicolor cultivar BTx623 chromosome 4, Sorghum_bicolor_NCBIv3, whole genome shotgun sequence genome, aatgcaaaggataaaaataggctATCTTCAAGGGAATTGGCATTTGGACTtgacaaaggataaaaataggaggTCTCTAGCCGCGCGCGCTTTCCTCGTGCGTGACTTTGTTCGCGCGATCAGGTTTGCAAAGCCGTCCACAGCTTgacatttttgccaagtttgctccctcatttgACAAGTTACCCAAATtacaaactccaaatgcaaaaccgttgaaTACCTCTTTAAAGCTTTTTagcaaattactcaaatgcaaaccATAAAACCATAAATACAATCCATATGCTCGTAGCGACGCGAGTCTCATCCAAACGAGCCTTGCTTTAAATGACCAGGGCAGGCTGTGCGGTGGCGGCGTCGCGCGGGCGCGGAGAAGGAGCGAGCCAGCGAGGCAGTGCACGGCAACGGCAAAAAGATGACCGCAGTGCACTTTGGTATGATCTCTTCACAAAATATAAACACAATATATATACAGTGCATGACAATGCGTTCCTACAAAGAATGCATCTGCAGttctttattttcatttatttctTACAAGGTCTACGCACTTGTAATGCTCCTTGACGAATGGTATAGTGGACACTACAAGTCTACAACATCTCATTCTACAGGCTAAGAAATTCACTGTCTACATAGGAGTACAAAGCGTAAGTACAGAGTATGCACTGTGCAATAGTTAAACAGGTCCCAACTTCGGTGACGATGGTATTGTACAATATTTTCAAAGAACTTGGAGGCTGACCATAGCTCGTCTGCTCATGGGGCCTCAGTAGGAATGCCGTGGTAACCAATAGTAGAGTTTTCTGAGCTGGAAGGAACAGCATTGTACTGACCATAGCCAGCATAAACTCCCAAAGCGATGAGACTAAGGATGACAAATCTATACCAAGCTTCTTCATGTAGCTGCCAAACAAATTGTCATTGACATTAGGAATTTGGTGGTAAATATTTGTTAGCAAAGCAACACCATAAAGCAATTTTTCAGTATTGAAATCTGTGAGTGGAATCAAAATAGAGCAGCGCAAACCTGAGCAAAAAGGACCATGTTGAAGAAAACAGAGATAATGGGAAGCAACGGTACCCCAGGACATGAAAAGCCAGGTGGATCCACATAGACCTGGACAGGAAAGTTTTAAGAAAACAATGTATAAGCAAGTTGAGGCTGAGCATCAGTGCGTCTAAATATGTAGTAGCATGACATCTTTATCCATGGTTTCAAACAGCAAAGCAAATAGCATGATTTATGCAACATGAATTAATGGATTGCACGCATACAGGATTATGTGGGTATGCAGCAAGTAGGCCAGATCGATATAAAAGGAATTACCTGACGAAACTGGAGAGCAAAACTGGCAGCAACAGCTATCACAAAAGCCACTACCATAAAGGCTATAGCATAGTTAAAGCGATAGCAAATTCCCACTATAAAACCACAAAGAGCAACTATGACAAGACATAGAACACCCTCTTGCCAGATTGACATACTTCCAAGGGAGCGACGACTAGTTCCTTTGTCATTCCATCTTAGAGTGACCACACAAGCTGATACAACTGAATAACCAGTCTGCTCCCCGAAATAAATGAGGAAAAAAGAGTAGCAGTTACATGCGACTGTTCGATGATGAGAATGAGACATTGTGGTTGAAATATTTACTGAAATTTCCATACCAGAGTGCCAACGGAAAGAATATGAGAGAGCATAGACACATTAAAGAGGCCTGCCATGACTGCTGCAACACAACCAACCCAAATCTGAGATTGCAGAGGAGTGTGCCTCGTTGGGTGTACTTTAGCAAATACTGAAGGTAGAAGCCCATCCCTTCCAAGTCCAAGATACAGACGTGACTGTGTACAATTACAAGGATGTAATCCTCATCAAGTAGATCCATTtgattagggcctgtttggttccccttgctaaattttagctagctaaactttagtcactttagtaactAAACTTCCAACATACTGACTaaaaaagagctaaaatagtttagtcccactagtcattcaagagtagctaaaatagttttagctagctaaaatttaacaaggggaaccaaacaggccctaagtgaAACTACAGTGTGACCTAAACATACATAGTCAAGTTAGAAGGCATTACCTGAACATACAAGCCAACAAGAAGTGTTGTAGTAAGTCCAGCAACAGCTCCAATGCTGATCAATACAGTAATAAATTTCAGGCCCTTGGCAGCAAAAGCCTCAGCCAAAGGAGCATCTTCACCGAGTAATGTATATGGAACCATTCCAGTAATGACCAAGCATACAGCAACATATAACAACACACATGCTAGAAGGCTTCCTAGTATACCGATGGGCAAGTccctctggaaaattttgtttgCGTGAGCAGAAGGAGAGGTTAGAATGCATTTCACACTATTATAATCTataaattttgtaaaaaaaatcgaATACTGACATCCACTAAGCAATAGCATATGGACATAAAAAGACAAGGCAATAaatccagaatatgcatcacctGTGGCCTTTTGGCTTCCTCAGCAGAATTAGCAACCGCATCAAATCCAACATATGCAAAAAAGACTACTGTGGCTCCAGTCACTACAGATTTGAAACCATTTGGCATAAATGGTGACCAGTTTGATACATCCACCTCAAACACACCAGCAAATACAACGACTATAACAATGATTATCTGCATTTGGAAACAGGTGCATCAGTCCATAGTAAACAACATTGCATATGCCTTCTACCTCATAAACATGAAAAACTAAATCTTGAGAAATATAACACCAAAAATTAAAAAGCATTGCCTTGTGCAAGCACAAAAACTTATCATAGAACAACTAGTATCATATGGAAAGGCTCACTTATCCACCTACCTACCTACCAATGTTACAGGAAAATATCACCTAGCCAATTCAAATATGAGCAAGTTCAAGTTGCAGAAAACACGAAACCCAATATGAGCGTTTAAGCAATCTTACCTTCAATGTTGTCATAAACGTGTTCACTGCTGATGACTCTTTGACACCACGGCAGAGAATCGCTGttaagatgatgagaagaatgggGGCCAATATATTAATTGATATGACACCACCAAAAAACTCCTCCCCATGACCTATCCAGCTTGGAATTTGGCCCTTCAAGAACGGGATTAGCTCCAAGAATTGGATAAAGTAGCTTGCTAAGCTACGAGCAATGCTTGCTGCACCGATATGGTAATCCACCATCAACTGAGTGAAGACCAAGAAGGCGGTGATCTCATTGAATGCTGCATATGTGTACAAGTATGCTCCCCCAACCACAGCAGGGAACCGAGATGCGAGTTCAGCGTAGCACAATGCATTGAGCACACACGCAGCTCCAGCAAGAACAAAACTGATTGTAACACCTGTTATATACCATCATGTTAGTTTCAGTTCCACAGAAACGAAACGAAGGAATATATGCTACTTAGGCAAATAAAGCAACACTTCAACTGGAGCATTTGAAGTAGCATAACAAACGACTACTTCCGTAAATGTTCCACAACAAGCGTGAACGATGCCCCAAAATCACTGCCCCATGAAACCAACAAGTTATTGCT is a window encoding:
- the LOC8073963 gene encoding cationic amino acid transporter 9, chloroplastic, with protein sequence MTQEPTSLRSIWARTPRTRRPKSRRHQLPISSDAMEEAHGHRPSSTAGRPFLSGLCAAALRRKPLGAHGSAAAAATGEGLVRQLGVLELVLLGIGASIGAGIFVVTGTVARDAGPGVTISFVLAGAACVLNALCYAELASRFPAVVGGAYLYTYAAFNEITAFLVFTQLMVDYHIGAASIARSLASYFIQFLELIPFLKGQIPSWIGHGEEFFGGVISINILAPILLIILTAILCRGVKESSAVNTFMTTLKIIIVIVVVFAGVFEVDVSNWSPFMPNGFKSVVTGATVVFFAYVGFDAVANSAEEAKRPQRDLPIGILGSLLACVLLYVAVCLVITGMVPYTLLGEDAPLAEAFAAKGLKFITVLISIGAVAGLTTTLLVGLYVQSRLYLGLGRDGLLPSVFAKVHPTRHTPLQSQIWVGCVAAVMAGLFNVSMLSHILSVGTLTGYSVVSACVVTLRWNDKGTSRRSLGSMSIWQEGVLCLVIVALCGFIVGICYRFNYAIAFMVVAFVIAVAASFALQFRQVYVDPPGFSCPGVPLLPIISVFFNMVLFAQLHEEAWYRFVILSLIALGVYAGYGQYNAVPSSSENSTIGYHGIPTEAP